The following proteins come from a genomic window of Micromonas commoda chromosome 2, complete sequence:
- a CDS encoding predicted protein has translation MAFRTSFWWPDVRVSLDEDGEVEGTERGREELTKKGTKRKRAPPTKGPCEHGVKYRSQCKVCSACPHGKWRYTCKECDGASICEHGRMRSTCKECGGSQICEHGRIRSQCKECGGASICEHGRQRSSCKECGGASICEHGRERRRCKECGGSEICEHSRRRTECKECGGSGICEHGRVRSQCRECGGSAICEHGRVRSRCKECGGSAICEHGRVRSRCKECGGGAICEHGRVRSRCKECGGGAICEHGRIRSECKECGGGSICEHGRRRSRCKECGGSQICEHGRRRNQCKECGGSQICEHGRRRTRCKECGGSEICEHSRQRYQCKDCLS, from the coding sequence ATGGCGTTTAGGACGTCGTTCTGGTGGCCGGACGTGAGAGTGtccctcgacgaggatggTGAAGTCGAGGGCACGGAGAGGGGGAGAGAGGAGTTGACGAAGaaggggacgaagcggaagagagcccctcccacaaaggggccatgcgagcacggggtgaagtatCGGTCGCAatgcaaggtgtgcagcgcttgtccgcacgggaagTGGCGCTATacatgcaaggagtgcgatGGTGcgtcaatctgcgagcacggtcgtatgcgctctacgtgcaaagagtgcggtgggtcgcaaatctgcgagcacggtcgaatacgctctcagtgcaaggagtgcggcggggcttcaatctgcgagcacggtcgtcagcgctctagctgcaaggagtgcggtggggcctcaatctgcgagcacggtcgtgagcgccgcAGGTGCAaagagtgcggtgggtctgaaatctgcgagcacagTCGTCGGCGCActgagtgcaaggagtgcggtgggtctggaatctgcgagcacggtcgtgtacgctctcagtgcagggagtgcggcgggtctgcaatctgcgagcacggtcgtgtacgctctaggtgcaaggagtgcggtgggtctgcaatctgcgagcacggtcgtgtacgctctaggtgcaaggagtgcggtgggggtgcaatctgcgagcacggtcgtgtacgctctcggtgcaaggagtgcggtgggggtgcaatctgcgagcacggtcgaATACGCTctgagtgcaaggagtgcggcgggggatcaatctgcgagcacggccgtcggcgctctcggtgcaaggagtgcggtgggtctcaaatctgcgagcacggtcgtcggcgcaatcagtgcaaggagtgcggtgggtctcaaatctgcgagcacggtcgtcggcgcactaggtgcaaggagtgcggtgggtctgagATCTGCGAGCACAGTCGTCAGCGCTATCAGTGCAAGGACTGTCTCTCGTGA
- a CDS encoding predicted protein, producing the protein MPEAGVAPDVVSYSLAVAACVHAGGDADDLIAAARRTAGADRRLNAKKPKRAKKRKGKSPERVDADEGENVRTLWEDEHLAVVSKPAGMLTHPNEASGGATRTLVEALLDAFGDEGLSAINGADARGIVHRLDKPTSGAMLVAKTDLAHAMCVAAWYQRKVTKTYLALVEGVPGRRRGRRRGDDGDAMEGTCVAPADGRPARSDWRVVETFGEEDGDDAEQLCSLVEVTPRTGRRHQIRQHMGMALDAPLVGDPLYRRGKRPNTPATAAPFLVGKPGSVLFLHSAALALRHPVTGEALSFSDPLPAAFEGLVSALRRR; encoded by the coding sequence ATGCCTGAAGCCGGGGTCGCGCCAGACGTCGTGTCGTACTCGCTCGCCGTTGCCGCGTGCGTCCacgccgggggcgacgcggacgatctcatcgccgcggcgcgacgtacCGCGGGTGCGGACAGGCGGCTGAACGCGAAGAAGCCCAAGCGggcgaagaagaggaagGGAAAGTcgcccgaacgcgtcgacgctgaCGAGGGCGAAAACGTGAGGACGCTGTGGGAGGATGAGCACCTCGCGGTCGTGTCCAAGCCCGCCGGGATGCTGACACACCCGAACGAGGCCTCTGGCGGTGCCACTCGCACCCTCGTTGAGGCCctgctcgacgcgttcggcgatGAGGGCCTCAGCGCCATCAACGGtgcggacgcgaggggtATCGTGCACAGACTCGATAAACCCACGAGCGGAGCCATGCTGGTCGCAAAGACCGACCTGGCTCACGCCatgtgcgtcgccgcgtggtATCAGCGCAAGGTCACGAAGACCTACCTCGCACTGGTGGAGGGTGTCCCCggtcggaggcgcgggaggcggcgaggggacgacggcgacgcgatggagggGACTTGcgtggcgccggcggatgGCCGGCCCGCCAGGAGCGACTGGCGGGTCGTCGAGACAttcggggaggaggacggggacgacgcggaacAGCTGTGTTCGCTGGTGGAGGTGACCCCGCGCACGGGACGGAGACATCAGATTCGTCAGCACATGGGCATGGCGCTGGATGCTCCGCTGGTGGGAGATCCGCTGTACCGACGGGGGAAGAGGCCGAACACGCcagccaccgcggcgccgttcctTGTGGGCAAGCCGGGCTCGGTGCTGTTCCTccactccgccgcgctcgcgttgcGGCATCCGGTGACGGGCGAGGCTCTGAGCTTCAGCGACCCGCTCCCGGCGGCTTTCGAGGGACTGGTCTCGGCGCTGCGCAGGCGATAG
- a CDS encoding predicted protein: MPPTLNRTFTKLLTYSIAMVAVPFAAYKLAGDVVLAGMEDAGQRTMYAGVAAVVGVNAVLVSYVGSALWEDGGGTDRGGGEEDGKKDD, from the coding sequence ATGCCCCCGACGCTCAACCGGACCTTCACCAAGCTCCTGACGTACAGCATCGCGATGGTCGCCgtcccgttcgcggcgtacaagctcgccggggacgtggTGCTCGCCGGGATGGAAGATGCGGGTCAGAGGACTATGTACGCGGGCGTCGcagccgtcgtcggcgtcaacGCCGTGCTCGTGTCTTACGTCGGATCCGCGCTGTGGGAGGACGGCGGAGGGACCGACCGGGGTgggggggaggaggacgggaaGAAGGACGACTGA
- a CDS encoding cytosolic glucose-6-phosphate dehydrogenase → MAPKSDKTDWGDEHNVLTVTVLGCTGDLAKKKTYPALFALFLHEHMPPRTVVLGYARSPMTDESLRDKIRPALKGPKDKVETFLASCFFQQGEYGSDDPEENAESDPPVFGALGDRVAALEDSRGGGFRVTGHRIFYLALPPSVYPPVCANIKRACMSPTGWTRIVVEKPFGKDLQSSEELSAGISKLFTESQLYRIDHYLGKELTQNLVVMRFANRFLAPLWNRDNIANVQILFKEPFGTQGRGGYFDQYGIIRDIIQNHLLQLLCLVAMEKPCSLSPDDIRDEKLKVLRCIEPVSTDNVALGQYTNGPGGEAYLDDATVPAGSKAPTFALCVLYVGNERWDGVPFIIKAGKALNEHKCEIRVQLKDVPGDLFAEQKVRGRQARNEFVVRLQPDPAIYMKMTVKEPGLGMELAQSELELLYTQKYESTPIPEAYERLILDCINGDQQHFVRRDELVAAWKIFTPLLKYIDAGGMNPELYPYGSRGPVNADKLREKTGHVLNLTAKDITWAVDVEGD, encoded by the coding sequence ATGGCGCCCAAGAGCGATAAGACGGATTGGGGCGACGAGCACAACGTGCTCACCGTCACGGTGCTGGGGTGCACGGGGGATCTCGCCAAGAAGAAAACCTACCCTGCGCTTTTCGCCCTTTTTCTCCACGAGCACATGCCCCCTCGGACGGTCGTGCTCGGGTACGCTCGCTCGCCGATGACGGACGAGAGCCTCCGCGATAAGATCAGACCCGCGCTGAAGGGACCTAAGGACAAGGTCGAGACGTTCCTCGCGAGCTGCTTCTTCCAGCAGGGCGAGTACGGCTCCGACGACCCCGAGGAGAATGCCGAGTCGGACCCGCCCGTGTTcggggcgctcggcgaccgcgtggcggcgctggaagactcgaggggcggcgggttccgCGTCACCGGTCATCGCATCTTCTACCTGGCGCTACCCCCGTCTGTTTACCCTCCCGTGTGCGCCAACATCAAGCGCGCGTGCATGAGCCCCACGGGATGGAcccgcatcgtcgtcgagaagCCATTCGGCAAGGATTTGCAATCGTCAGAGGAGCTCAGCGCAGGAATCTCCAAGCTCTTCACCGAGTCGCAGCTCTACAGGATCGACCACTACCTCGGCAAAGAGCTCACGCAGAACCTCGTGGTCATGAGGTTCGCCAACAggttcctcgcgccgctgtgGAATCGCGATAACATCGCCAACGTGCAGATACTCTTCAAGGAACCGTTTGGCACgcagggccgcggcgggtatTTCGATCAGTACGGCATCATACGCGACATCATACAGAATCACCTGCTGCAGCTGCTGTGCCTCGTCGCCATGGAGAAGCCGTGCTCGCTGTCGCCGGACGATATACGCGACGAGAAGCTCAAGGTGCTGCGATGCATAGAGCCCGTGAGCACCGATAACGTGGCCCTGGGGCAGTACACAAACGGGCCGGGCGGCGAAGCctacctcgacgacgccaccgtccCCGCGGGGTCCAAGGCGCCCACCTTCGCGCTTTGCGTCCTTTACGTGGGCAACGAGCGGTGGGACGGCGTCCCTTTCATCATCAAGGCGGGTAAAGCGCTCAACGAGCACAAGTGCGAGATCAGGGTTCAGCTGAAGGACGTTCCGGGCGACCTGTTTGCGGAGCAAAAGGTTCGGGGGCGGCAGGCGAGAAACGAGTTTGTCGTGAGGCTCCAACCCGATCCCGCCATATACATGAAAATGACGGTCAAGGAACCCGGGCTGGGGATGGAGCTGGCGCAGTCGGAGCTGGAGCTTCTGTACACGCAAAAGTACGAGTCGACTCCGATACCCGAGGCGTACGAGCGCCTGATACTCGACTGCATCAACGGGGACCAGCAGCACTTTGTCAGGAGAGACGAGTTGGTGGCGGCGTGGAAGATATTCACGCCGCTGCTCAAGTACATCGACGCGGGTGGGATGAACCCGGAGCTGTACCCGTACGGGAGCCGGGGGCCGGTGAACGCGGACAAGCTGAGGGAGAAGACGGGGCACGTGTTGAACCTGACGGCGAAGGACATCACCTGGGCCGTTGACGTTGAGGGTGACTGA
- a CDS encoding predicted protein has translation MAPPPSERPGANPLRQPELLRSLFDEAFRCNVGAAASADPGRAESRAQCVDLIVRAVTDGGEDEVAEARRALESATRALEAAARGSAPEPESFRGLVGYPPAAAGVIAWVSSAMGDPEHYRQVHAGASNQVYFGMLARAAVAQPRLRERALDAVGAALAAMGKGSSEALHLGALDVAVEMVEAGHVLPTIEAATERWSRHVDPSHLRYFAGEVLEVAGPPYGGRFASAMVRLLRGANHRRGMNRAIDEFVAQVRRQREGGRLHPNLAKEDDTFLDYLAK, from the coding sequence atggcgcctccgccgagtGAGAGGCCCGGCGCGAATCCGCTTCGTCagcccgagctcctccggTCCCTCTTCGACGAGGCGTTTCGGTGcaacgtcggcgccgccgcctccgccgacccGGGCCGAGCGGAGTCTCGCGCGCAGTGCGTCGACCTCATCGTCAGGgccgtcaccgacggcggggaagacgaggtcgcggaggcgagacgcgcgctggagagcgcgacgcgcgcgctcgaggcggcggctcgagggtcggcgccggagcccgaATCGTTTCGCGGTTTGGTCGGgtacccgcccgcggcggctggcgtGATCGCGTGGGTGAGCTCCGCGATGGGGGACCCGGAGCACTACAGGCAGGTGCACGCGGGGGCGAGCAATCAGGTGTACTTCGGGAtgctcgcgagggcggccgTCGCTCAGCCGAGGCTCCGCGAGCGAGCTctggacgccgtcggcgcggcgctggcggcgatgggcaaGGGATCGAGCGAGGCGCTgcacctcggcgcgctggacgtGGCCGTGGAGATGGTCGAGGCTGGGCACGTGCTGCCgacgatcgaggcggcgacggagcggtGGAGCCGCCACGTGGACCCGTCGCACCTGCGGTATTTCGcgggcgaggtgctcgaAGTCGCGGGGCCGCCGTACGGCGGAAGGTTTGCGTCGGCGATGGTGAGGCTTCTGAGGGGGGCGAACCATCGGCGGGGGATGAACCGGGCGATCGACGAGTTCGTGGCGCAGGTTAGACGGCAGCGGGAAGGGGGTAGGCTGCATCCGAACCTGGCCAAGGAGGACGACACGTTCCTGGACTACCTGGCGAAGTAG
- a CDS encoding predicted protein codes for MPAPPRGEFNNITLTRNPDYFFTQREVVPLRKMTTPLSLQQQGGLRRLGGVPDTKLPLAKTTTSARKLTDYMKLNVRATIEPCDKYSEPVTSNMAYGWGFRIPQ; via the coding sequence atgcccgcgccgcctcgaggagAGTTCAACAACATCACGCTCACGCGGAACCCGGACTACTTCTTCACCCAGCGTGAAGTGGTGCCGCTCCGTAAGATGACCACACCGCTCAGTTTACAGCAGCAGGGCGGCCTCCGGAGACTCGGTGGCGTTCCCGACACCAAACTCCCACTCGCGAAAACCACCACCTCGGCTCGGAAGCTCACGGATTACATGAAGCTGAACGTGCGCGCCACGATCGAGCCGTGTGATAAGTACAGCGAGCCAGTGACGAGCAACATGGCGTACGGGTGGGGGTTCAGGATCCCGCAGTAG
- a CDS encoding predicted protein (Encodes a protein with hydroxyproline-rich glycoprotein (HRGP) motifs), translated as MAQSERSAAGALVARLSLLVLNLVLFSLGVTLLVMSTQKSHYTDLMKTVYAEGGVTVEAFEQPDAALTLAGFFITFVSLQGTLGACTGSKQTILSYHVMCMFILTGIIYCAEMMIAFKDESDEMIASYWRRIDSTSFDENQDLNGKDEASVQRHAKRFFHTAHGILTAAAVFIVLALITSARVMGLKYTLKRVGTGVNFAGIIFGLFLLVMCGVVSRTTYHVSDAITVDVEVTFAQASEGPPPRAARDFEDMLRVAPERIFRDAQPPPPPGGSRGGGSLDPPAPTASPSNPPPPTPPGAPPTPTPPSPPAPARRLLADAPNPPPPPPWSGDFPVQSMWLVDVDRTQPNPPVSTLVEFTISFSGMNASTDINATLPLAVESRIRRAVAALPTAPDPRDLDVEVTNMRLGGEHPIGGAWTAQLLAAAGAITVMSSTAGFVGIQAGSRPMLSAHLVVSGVTAVLVIVGVHHVTQHADDSKDYIRSHWKDIQTGVVGDNVEVDDAAAFANSHMRSAAALGAIVCTILFVSILCSAVALLVIPGGPLASAMGNNRPRPGQARAARQPDSESDDDDDDDSEEEGWGVEDRWDSWGGKNDDSTPLRDDEGNVQRRNKSRKRAKRDAKRLAAKAAQNGSANQTAAGPGQVVVEMSDLANLVQEARKGRGRFKERGGKSSRTPSPTGHDVENPPSRESSPQRKARLQRERARRVKDSSVSKTVSRLEDKLVDRMGALFGGIGTPRGAADGGSNGEGGGRAGTSVFRDEISKPHYSQSEIAAAVNMLREAAQRRNPNDPEAALRAALEVAGEGDAGLIREALAAPFEVRKPHAGASFTLE; from the exons ATGGCGCAGAGCGAGCGCAGCGCGGccggggcgctcgtcgccaggCTGAGTCTGCTCGTGCTGAACCTGGTGCTgttcagcctcggcgtcacGTTGTTAGTGATGAGCACCCAAAAGAGCCACTACACGGATCTTATGAAAACGGTGTACGCCGAGGGTGGCGTCACGGTCGAGGCCTTCGAACAGCCGGACGCTGCGCTGACCCTCGCGGGCTTCTTCATCACGTTCGTGTCGCTCCAG ggcaccctcggcgcgtgcaCGGGATCCAAGCAGACCATCCTGTCGTACCACGTTATGTGCATGTTCATCCTCACCGGCATCATCTACTGCGCCGAAATGATGATAGCGTTCAAggacgagagcgacgagATGATAGCTTCTTACTGGCGCAGGATTGACTCAACCTCATTCGACGAGAACCAGGACCTCAACGGCAAGGACGAGGCGAGCGTGCAGAGGCACGCCAAGCGATTCTTTCACACCGCACACGGCAttctcaccgccgccgcggtgttcatcgtcctcgcgctgaTAACCAGCGCCAGAGTCATGGGCCTAAAGTACACGCTCAAGCGAGTGGGCACCGGCGTCAACTTTGCCGGTATCATCTTCGGGCTGTTCCTCCTCGTGATGTGCGGCGTGGTCTCCAGGACGACGTACCACGTCTCCGACGCCATCACGGTGGACGTTGAGGTGACGTTCGCGCAGGCCAGCGAGGGCCCGCCGCCCAGGGCCGCGAGGGATTTCGAGGATATGCTGCGGGTAGCGCCGGAGAGGATCTtccgcgacgcgcagccgccgccgcctcccgggggatcgcgcggcgggggatccctcgatccgcccgcgcccaccgcgtcccCTTCGAACCCTCCACCGCCAACACCGCCCGGGGCTCCGCCGACCCCaacgcctccgtcgccgcccgccccggcgcgtcggctTCTGGCGGACGctccgaacccgccgccgcctcccccgtGGTCCGGTGACTTTCCGGTGCAGTCCATGTGGCTGGTCGACGTGGACAGGACGCAGCCCAATCCCCCGGTGTCCACCCTCGTCGAGTTCACCATCTCGTTCAGCGGCATGAACGCCAGCACGGACATCAACGCGACCCTGCCGCTGGCGGTGGAGTCGAGGATCCGAagggccgtcgcggcgttgccCACCGCcccggacccgcgcgatTTGGACGTCGAGGTTACGAACATGCGACTCGGCGGGGAGCATCCCATAGGAGGCGCGTGGACCGCGCAGCTGcttgcggcggcgggagccaTCACCGTGATGTCCTCGACCGCGGGTTTCGTCGGGATTCAAGCCGGAAGCAGGCCGATGCTGTCCGCGCACCTGGTCGTCagcggcgtcaccgccgttctcgtcatcgtcggagTGCACCACGTGACGCAACACGCGGACGACTCCAAAGACTACATCCGCTCTCACTGGAAGGACATACAgacgggcgtcgtcggggacaacgtcgaggttgacgacgcggcggcgtttgccAACTCGCACatgcggagcgcggcggcgctcggagcCATCGTTTGCACCATCCTCTTCGTCTCCATCCTTtgctcggcggtggcgcttcTGGTCATACCGGGCGGacccctcgcgagcgcgatgggcaACAACAGGCCGCGTCCGGGAcaggcccgcgcggcgaggcagcCGGACtccgagagcgacgacgacgacgacgacgacagcgaaGAGGAAGGGTGGGGCGTCGAGGATAGGTGGGACAGCTGGGGCGGCAAAAACGACGATTCGACCCCGCTtcgggacgacgagggcaacGTGCAACGACGGAACAAGTCGCGGAAGCGCGCTAAGAGGGATGCcaagcgcctcgcggcgaaggcggcgcagaACGGCTCGGCGAATCaaaccgcggcgggtcccggGCAGGTTGTCGTCGAGATGTCGgacctcgccaacctcgtgCAGGAGGCGCGCAAGGGCCGGGGGCGGTTcaaggagcgcggcggcaaGAGCTCCCGAACCCCGTCGCCCACCGGCCACGATGTGGAGAATCCCCCGAGCAGGGAGAGTTCCCCGCAGCGCAAGGCGCGGCTGCAACGGgagcgggctcggcgggtgAAGGACTCCTCGGTGTCAAAAACCGTGAGCCGGTTGGAGGACAAACTCGTGGACCGCATGGGCGCGCTcttcggcggcatcggcacgccgaggggcgccgcggatggtGGATCGaacggcgagggaggcggtcgcgcgggcaCGTCCGTGTTTCGCGATGAAATCTCCAAGCCGCACTACTCGCAAAGCGAgattgccgccgccgtgaacATGCTCCGCGAGGCTGCGCAACGGCGGAACCCGAACGATCCAGAGGCTGCGCTGCGCGCTGCGCTGGAGGTTgcgggcgagggagacgcgggGCTGATCcgggaggcgctcgcggctccGTTCGAGGTCAGAAAGCCCCACGCGGGTGCGTCCTTCACGCTTGAGTAG
- the CPN-60 gene encoding chaperonin 60 beta, producing the protein MAMMMSALNTKVAVRPAALPRQMGSKLQAASAFPARRARVSTVIKAAKQLYFNAQDGTALKKMQKGVDKLAHVVGVTLGPKGRNVVLESKYGSPKIVNDGVTVAKEVDLEDPVENVGARLVRQAAQKTNDLAGDGTTTATVLSAAMITEGMKIVMAGTNPVQLTRGMETTVAKLVGVLKGLSKEVADEELANVAAVSAGGNMEVGMMISDAMAKVGRKGVITLEEAKSVDNNLIVVEGMQFDRGYISPYFVTDSERMTCDYDNCKLLLVDKKIKSARDMITILEEAIKSGFPLLVIAEDIEQEALATLVVNKLRGALKICALKAPGFGERKSQYLEDIAILTGATVVKDELGLSLDKVGPEVLGNAARVELGKESCTIVGDGSTELEVAARVKQINRLCEAAEAEYEKEKLNERAARLSGGVAIIQCGAQTETELKEKKLRVEDALNATKAAVEEGIVIGGGCTLLKLAAAVDDIKKELPNDEQKLGADIIQRALKYPMRLIAANAGDNGSVVVERVTASKDANFGYNAATGEFQDLMVNGIIDPTKVIRCALENSCSVAKIFLTSDVVVCEIPENEPMIAGGAGAMDNSGYGM; encoded by the exons ATGGCTATGATGATGTCTGCTCTCAACACCAA GGTTGCTGTGAGGCCGGCGGCGCTCCCCCGCCAGATGGGCTCCAAGCTCCAGG ccgcctccgccttccccgctcgccgcgcccgcgtctccACCGTGATCAAGGCGGCCAAGCAGCTCTACTTCAACGCCCAGGACGGCACCGCGCTCAAGAAGATGCAGAAGGGCGTGGACAagctcgcgcacgtcgtcggcgtgacCCTCGGACCCAAGGGCCGcaacgtcgtcctcgagtcCAAGTACGGCTCCCCCAAGATCGTCAACGACGGTGTCaccgtcgccaaggaggtTGACCTCGAGGATCCCGTCGAgaacgtcggcgcgcgcctcgtccgccagGCTGCGCAGAAGACCAACGACCTCGCGGGTGACGgcaccaccaccgccaccgtgctctccgcggcgatgatcacCGAGGGCATGAAGATCGTCATGGCCGGTACCAACCCCGTGCAGCTCACCCGCGGCATGGAGACCACCGTCGCCAAGCTCGTCGGTGTCCTCAAGGGCCTCTCCAAGGAGGTtgccgacgaggagctcgccaacgTCGCGGCTGTCTCCGCCGGCGGCAACATGGAGGTGGGCATGATGATCTCCGACGCCATGGCCAAGGTGGGCCGCAAGGGCGTCATCACcctcgaggaggccaagTCCGTGGACAACaacctcatcgtcgtcgagggtATGCAGTTCGACCGCGGCTACATCTCCCCCTACTTTGTCACCGACTCGGAGCGCATGACGTGCGACTACGACAACTGCaagctcctcctcgtcgacaAGAAGATCAagtccgcgcgcgacatgATCACcatcctcgaggaggcgatcaAGTCCGGCTTCcccctcctcgtcatcgccgaggacatCGAGCAGGAGgccctcgccaccctcgTGGTGAAcaagctccgcggcgcgctgaaGATTTGCGCGCTCAAGGCTCCCGGCTTTGGCGAGCGCAAGTCCCAGTACCTCGAGGACATCGCCATCctcaccggcgccaccgtcgtcaaGGATGAGCTCGGCCTCTCCCTCGACAAGGTTGGCCCTGAGGTTCTCggcaacgccgcgcgcgttgaGCTCGGCAAGGAGTCCTGCaccatcgtcggcgacggctccaccgagctcgaggttgccgcgcgcgtgaagcAGATCAACCGCCTCtgcgaggctgccgaggctgAGTACGAGAAGGAGAAGCTCAACGAGCGTGCGGCCCGCCTCTCCGGCGGTGTTGCCATCATCCAGTGCGGCGCCCAGACCGAGAccgagctcaaggagaagaagctcCGCGTTGAGGATGCCCTGAACGCCACCAAGGctgccgtcgaggagggcatcGTCATTGGCGGCGGCTGCACCCTTctcaagctcgccgcggctgtcgACGACATCAAGAAGGAGCTCCCCAACGACGAGCagaagctcggcgccgacatCATCCAGCGCGCGCTCAAGTACCCCATGCGCCTCATCGCGGCCAACGCGGGTGACAacggctccgtcgtcgtcgagcgcgtcaccgcctccAAGGATGCCAACTTTGGCTAcaacgccgccaccggcgagtTCCAGGACCTCATGGTCAACGGCATCATCGACCCCACCAAGGTGATCCGCTGCGCCCTCGAGAACTCCTGCTCCGTCGCCAAGATCTTCCTCACCTCCGACGTGGTGGTGTGCGAGATCCCCGAGAATGAGCCCATGAttgccggcggcgccggcgccatggACAACTCCGGCTACGGCATGTAA